In one Carassius carassius chromosome 14, fCarCar2.1, whole genome shotgun sequence genomic region, the following are encoded:
- the LOC132156780 gene encoding serine-rich adhesin for platelets-like isoform X3 produces MAHRSQCSSAGDNPLDPNYLPPHYREEYRLAIDALVEADLEGYYGFLQEADVVDFLSRSEIEYIKHIVQAPHHGAQPERRYMAEDVDGSSDTYWPVHSDHDAPSLDLGWPQQYRFVGPTEVTTLVNPSVPEMPSIKEQVRRMIKNAQQVIAVVMDMFTDVDIFADILGAATRGVAVYVLLDELNAHHFVAMVNNCRVNLDELKFMRVRTVSGSTYYCRTGKTFKGQMMDRFILVDCRAVLSGNYSFMWSFEKIHRCLAHLFLGQLVTTFDEEFRILFAHSEPLVVENVLANMPHYSGEPESDYNTEKTHMFNRQYPTMGMEWAGRTTEDNLKLGYKMLPFRSESIHSATEANPPVPRHMTLSAAHQYRGDHQFIEHERQIRGPNKTLGFKRHSYGNISDYEYMPPQNHPTIRGNQYMEGAMPQGGHFAREPHIYQGAGLQSGYDMYERFRGQGQHIDQFSGPVYPHEGDDAETPGAYDHIQRYLLSQPAMEEGHGPRNVLPHMQTNLKRHSTGQSYTCQTSPTQPNPPEHKRFLNVNRKPQDASQRQGLRDWRISSYLSANDDAGELDLAELEGSTACDDIPCFPQEAICGPIRAEIRPGNREFNRIPSPRENPTFVQIQNDSIVPDSLVNPPSDLSQINIKTTPASTSESSCTTEGDKAEEMQKREPKETNRINEEFLKRKPNRPVQRSSRLRHSLIFSSNLELHTPEEMKDTAGEKDGDEASKLSARVTQILDKRRTGSPFQPFQWSNFVKSATFDNSTSESAQPLNKMGENSDVDKVETCQNIQKNSLKGNLPQTVPEKNSQRDGCPSNLLQKPSSFIDMNDPDYRLRYFKELAAKRKLAAAKASQSNPIKATQKFNLPEKPLATDADKKGPVFKTPETPLKSKNTPATVTEIKETYKDTRCEESSKDILHRATDAEKIRFKKKLAEESGSTLKNFKGDIDQALKSVEGARTVTNQTPPILNIVSQKPLCVLENQVEFVALDTTSKESGLNQYHIPKETDPSHAFLTESCLPVKLPQTKCVSPLSTTPNEGSLSAKDSQILAQSLPKISSTCFDTLPLDSNSVANLAIVDTGVASKNDHKDTVPSPAFSTTGISSTEHPTAIKADSSQHLRETGADFSRHFTTVGAEPSTAENVHSQHHSATEENSSQQHTLMEADSSIPPTTTECESLQNVSSTEADHSQHTPASKTDCFQQPTEVRKEFSLHPTSAECRTSQNFPITKQTDSFQQPTAAEIETSYNFTTIKAASSQQPTETGEDCSHPPIKTKTNYCKQSSGAESEDSEKHTAMQSDPTTARNKSSQQYSAVSSDFYKHPPAVGADTSEHHTAAEKDSSQLSAASVEDSMQNRVAKKSKHSLKPTASGTQHFMQLNDSAATSSKHSSAMEIDSSQQPTVTATDSFQHPTVTATDSSQQPIAKETDSSQKPIGMETDSSQQSTASMVDTIKEFSASEADTPQCHTSTKSDLSTEPFKQLPLLGAGSSQKPIATTTASTQQSTITISDSSQQHTATVTDSSPEPSAKVTDSFQQPTVTEIGSSRKPSAADKNCSQKSTSIATDSSDTDSSQQPFVTVTNSSDTDCSQQPTATVTDSSDTDCSQQPIAIITDSSDTDPSQQPIVTVTDFSDTDCSQQPTATVTDFSDTDSSQQPTVTEIGSSRKPSAADKNCSQKSTSIGTDSSDTDSSQQPFVTVSDSSDTDCSQQPTATVTDSSDTDSSQQPIVTVTGSSDTDCSQQPTATVTDSSDTYSSQQPSLTVTYSSDTESSQQSTVTVTDSSDKDCSQQPTATVTDSSQQPAATEIYSFQQATITVTDSSDTDSSQLPTATVTDSSDTDSSQQPTGPVTDYSGKNSFQQATITVTDSSGTDSSQLPTATVTDSSDTDSFQQATITVTDSSGTDSSQLPTATVTDSSDTNSSQQPTGPVTDSSGTDSFQQATITVTDSSGTDSSQLTTATVTDSSDTDSFQQPTAADTYSSQKSTSAGTDSSQQPVATEVDSSQESTAKDTNSFQQPIATEVDSSREPTAADTDSSQTSTAAETDSAPEATSTVTDTSQTSTAPEIDSSPEPTATVTDSSQHSTVKDTDSSDTDSSQQPTAADTYSSQKSTSAGTDSSQQPVATEVDSSQESTAKDTETFQQPIAIEVDSSPEPTAADTDSSQTSTAAETDSAPEATAAVTDTSQKSTAAVRDSSQHSTITNKDSSDTDSSQQPAATTTDYFQQSFATETDSSQPAAKETDYSQTHTVTATDSFQLFIPTETDLSQQLTITESEFSPNPTKMETDTSKHLIKTENESLQDITATKLDCVNVKKDNLSEAFSKLIPFLEANITQKDNSLSQNAVITDLSSPAEHSQSDTITLCDSQEELNQTQACIIHTVKDTDNGAFTILDSMELSSTQTQGSPEPCLSSDEINSAQGITQLQSSLSSKPEKTDERQKSDTIRPQTHDTSAIDSPGVDKIKQRAPEVESTVTKIAEVSEKSDLTVHSNLENQSFVAENAKSIVSAHQTSTANVISCSNLRDDTKVLLEQISAKNQSRSSMSKQTLTAPNEDKKAVVSTADKFLSSCSGRPWSSKSTTEEREMLLQKMAQMRKERKVYSRFEAS; encoded by the exons ATGGCTCATCGTTCCCAGTGCTCCTCTGCAGGGGACAATCCCCTGGACCCCAACTACCTGCCCCCTCATTACCGTGAGGAATACCGATTGGCGATTGATGCCCTGGTTGAAGCTGACTTGGAGGGCTACTATGGGTTTCTTCAGGAAGCAGATGTGGTTGATTTCTTATCCCGTTCAGAGATTGAGTATATCAAACACATAGTGCAGGCTCCACATCACGGCGCCCAACCAGAGAGGAGATACATGGCTGAAGATGTAGATGGCTCTTCTGACACTTACTGGCCGGTACATTCAGACCATGATGCTCCAAGCCTTGACTTAGGCTGGCCACAGCAATACAGATTTGTTGGACCCACTGAGGTCACTACATTGGTGAACCCgtcggttcctgagatgcccagTATCAAGGAGCAAGTCCGCAGAATGATCAAGAATGCACaacaa GTTATTGCTGTGGTGATGGATATGTTTACAGATGTTGACATCTTTGCTGATATCCTTGGTGCAGCGACACGTGGTGTGGCTGTTTATGTTCTTCTTGATGAACTGAATGCTCACCATTTTGTTGCGATGGTGAACAACTGTAGGGTCAATCTGGATGAATTAAAA TTCATGCGGGTAAGAACTGTGTCTGGTAGTACCTATTACTGCAGAACAGGAAAGACCTTTAAAGGTCAGATGATGGATCGCTTTATTTTGGTAGACTGCAGAGCTGTTTTAAGTGGTAACTATAG CTTCATGTGGTCTTTTGAGAAGATACATCGCTGTCTTGCTCATCTATTTCTGGGACAGCTTGTAACCACCTTTGATGAAGAGTTTCGGATTCTCTTTGCCCATTCAGAGCCACTGGTTGTTGAAAATGTTTTGGCAAATATGCCACACTATAGTGGTGAACCTGAAAGTGACTACAACACAGAAAAGACCCACATGTTTAACAGACAATATCCAACTATGGGCATGGAATGGGCTGGACGTACAACAGAAGATAATTTAAAATTGGGTTACAAAATGTTACCCTTTAGAAGTGAATCAATCCACAGTGCAACAGAAGCGAATCCCCCTGTTCCGAGGCACATGACCCTGTCTGCTGCCCATCAATATAGAGGGGACCATCAATTTATAGAACATGAAAGGCAAATAAGAGGACCAAATAAAACGCTTGGCTTCAAAAGACATAGCTACGGAAATATATCTGACTATGAATACATGCCTCCTCAAAACCATCCAACAATAAGAGGTAACCAGTACATGGAGGGAGCAATGCCACAGGGCGGCCACTTTGCAAGGGAACCACATATTTACCAGGGAGCTGGATTACAATCTGGTTATGACATGTATGAAAGGTTTAGAGGCCAAGGCCAACACATCGATCAGTTTTCAGGGCCTGTCTACCCTCATGAGGGAGATGATGCTGAAACACCTGGAGCTTATGACCATATTCAAAGATACCTGCTGTCTCAACCTGCTATGGAGGAAGGACATGGTCCAAGAAATGTATTACCACATATGCAGACCAATCTCAAGAGACATAGCACGGGACAATCTTATACATGCCAGACCTCCCCAACACAACCAAACCCGCCAGAACATAAACGTTTCCTCAATGTAAACCGCAAACCACAGGATGCGAGTCAAAGGCAAGGCCTGCGGGACTGGAGGATCAGCTCATACCTCAGTGCAAATGATGATGCAGGAGAGCTGGATTTAGCTGAACTTGAAGGATCCACTGCATGTGATGACATTCCATGTTTTCCGCAGGAAGCTATTTGTGGCCCCATACGTGCTGAAATTAGACCAGGAAATAGAGAGTTTAATAGGATACCTTCACCTAGGGAAAATCCCACGTTtgttcaaattcaaaatgattcTATTGTGCCTGACAGTTTAGTTAATCCTCCATCCGATTTATCACAGATAAATATCAAAACAACACCAGCATCAACTTCAGAGTCTTCTTGCACCACTGAGGGTGACAAAGCAGAGGAGATGCAGAAGAGAGAACCTAAAGAGACTAACCGGATAAATGAAGAGTTCCTCAAAAGGAAACCCAACCGACCTGTCCAGAGGAGTTCCAGACTAAGACACTCACtgatattcagttcaaatctggAGCTGCATACGCCAGAAGAGATGAAAGATACTGCTGGAGAAAAAGATGGGGATGAAGCTTCAAAACTTTCAGCTCGTGTGACACAAATCTTAGATAAACGGAGGACTGGTTCTCCATTTCAACCATTTCAGTGGAGCAATTTTGTAAAGTCAGCCACATTTGATAACTCTACCTCAGAGTCTGCACAACCTCTGAACAAAATGGGTGAAAATTCTGATGTAGATAAGGTTGAAACCTGCCAAAATATTCAAAAGAATTCATTAAAGGGTAATCTGCCTCAAACAGTTCCTGAAAAAAATAGCCAAAGGGATGGATGTCCATCTAATTTATTGCAAAAGCCATCTTCTTTCATAGATATGAATGACCCTGACTATAGACTGAGGTATTTCAAAGAGTTAGCAGCCAAACGCAAACTTGCAGCAGCAAAGGCTTCTCAGAGCAATCCGATAAAAGCCACCCAAAAGTTTAATCTACCAGAGAAACCTTTAGCTACCGATGCAGATAAAAAAGGGCCTGTCTTCAAAACCCCAGAAACTCCACTCAAGTCAAAAAATACCCCTGCCACAGTAACAGAGATCAAAGAAACTTATAAAGACACCAGATGTGAAGAATCAAGTAAAGACATCCTACATAGAGCAACTGATGCTGAAAAAATTAGATTTAAGAAAAAACTTGCAGAAGAGTCTGGCTCAACTTTAAAAAATTTCAAGGGAGACATTGATCAAGCTCTTAAATCTGTTGAAGGGGCAAGAACAGTAACTAACCAGACACCCCCCATTTTAAACATTGTTTCACAAAAGCCTCTCTGTGTCTTAGAAAATCAAGTAGAGTTTGTTGCATTAGATACTACCTCAAAAGAATCTGGTCTCAACCAATATCATATTCCTAAAGAAACAGATCCCTCCCATGCCTTTCTGACTGAGAGTTGTCTGCCTGTAAAGTTACCACAGACAAAGTGTGTGTCACCACTAAGCACCACTCCAAATGAGGGAAGTCTATCTGCAAAGGACTCGCAAATTCTTGCACAGAGCCTACCCAAAATTTCTAGCACATGTTTTGATACTTTGCCTCTTGATTCTAATTCAGTAGCAAACCTTGCAATTGTAGATACTGGTGTAGCTTCAAAAAATGACCACAAAGACACAGTTCCCTCCCCAGCATTTTCTACAACTGGAATTAGTTCCACTGAACACCCCACTGCAATAAAGGCAGACTCTTCTCAACACCTTAGGGAAACAGGGGCAGATTTTTCTAGACACTTCACCACAGTAGGGGCTGAACCATCTACAGCAGAAAATGTGCATTCCCAACACCACTCTGCAACAGAGGAAAACTCTTCTCAACAGCATACTTTAATGGAAGCAGACTCTTCCATACCACCCACTACCACAGAATGTGAATCCTTACaaaatgtttcttcaacagaGGCCGACCATTCTCAACACACTCCTGCATCTAAAACAGACTGTTTTCAACAGCCGACTGAAGTGAGGAAAGAATTTTCCCTGCACCCCACTTCTGCAGAATGTAGAACTTCACAAAACTTCCCTATAACAAAACAAACTGATTCTTTCCAACAGCCTACTGCAGCAGAAATTGAAACGTCGTACAACTTCACTACAATTAAAGCAGCCTCTTCTCAACAGCCTACTGAGACAGGAGAAGACTGTTCTCACCCCCCCATTAAGACTAAGACGAACTATTGCAAACAATCCAGTGGAGCAGAAAGCGAAGACTCTGAAAAACACACTGCAATGCAGTCAGACCCTACTACAGCAAGAAATAAATCATCCCAACAGTACTCTGCAGTATCCTCAGACTTTTACAAACATCCCCCAGCAGTAGGGGCAGACACTTCAGAACACCACACTGCGGCAGAGAAGGACTCTTCTCAGCTGTCTGCTGCATCTGTGGAAGACTCTATGCAAAACCGTGTggcaaaaaaaagtaaacattccCTTAAACCTACTGCTTCAGGTACACAACACTTCATGCAGCTAAATGATTCTGCTGCAACCTCTTCAAAACATTCCAGTGCAATGGAGATAGACTCGTCCCAGCAGCCCACTGTGACAGCCACAGACTCTTTTCAGCACCCCACTGTAACAGCCACAGATTCTTCTCAGCAACCCATTGCAAAGGAGACCGACTCTTCTCAAAAGCCTATTGGAATGGAGACAGACAGTTCTCAGCAGTCCACTGCATCAATGGTAGACACTATCAAAGAGTTTAGTGCATCAGAGGCAGACACTCCCCAGTGCCACACTTCAACAAAAAGTGACCTTTCCACAGAACCTTTCAAACAGTTACCTTTATTGGGAGCAGGCTCTTCTCAAAAGCCCATTGCCACAACCACAGCTTCTACCCAGCAGTCAACTATAACAATCTCAGACTCTTCCCAGCAGCACACTGCAACAGTCACAGACTCCTCCCCGGAACCCTCTGCAAAAGTCACAGACTCTTTCCAGCAGCCCACTGTAACAGAGATAGGCTCTTCCAGGAAGCCATCTGCAGCAGACAAAAACTGCTCCCAGAAGTCCACTTCAATAGCCACAGACTCTTCAGACACAGACTCTTCTCAGCAGCCTTTTGTAACAGTCACAAACTCTTCAGACACAGACTGTTCCCAGCAGCCCACTGCAACAGTCACAGACTCTTCAGACACAGACTGTTCCCAGCAGCCCATTGCAATAATCACAGACTCTTCAGACACAGACCCTTCCCAGCAGCCCATTGTAACAGTCACAGACTTTTCAGACACAGACTGTTCCCAGCAGCCCACTGCAACAGTCACAGACTTTTCAGACACAGACTCTTCCCAGCAGCCCACTGTAACAGAGATAGGCTCTTCCAGGAAGCCGTCTGCAGCAGACAAAAACTGCTCCCAGAAGTCCACTTCAATAGGTACGGACTCTTCAGACACAGACTCTTCTCAGCAGCCTTTTGTAACAGTCTCAGACTCTTCAGACACAGACTGTTCCCAGCAGCCCACTGCAACAGTCACAGACTCTTCAGACACAGACTCTTCTCAGCAGCCCATTGTAACAGTCACAGGCTCTTCAGACACAGACTGTTCCCAGCAGCCTACTGCAACAGTTACAGACTCTTCAGACACATACTCTTCTCAGCAGCCCTCTTTAACAGTCACATACTCTTCAGACACCGAATCTTCTCAGCAGTCCACTGTAACAGTCACAGACTCTTCAGACAAAGACTGTTCCCAGCAGCCCACTGCAACAGTCACAGACTCTTCCCAGCAGCCCGCTGCAACAGAGATAT ACTCTTTCCAGCAGGCCACTATAACAGTCACAGACTCTTCAGACACAGACTCATCTCAGCTACCCACTGCAACAGTCACAGACTCTTCAGACACAGACTCTTCCCAGCAGCCCACTGGACCAGTCACAGACTATTCAGGCAAAAACTCTTTCCAGCAGGCCACTATAACAGTCACAGACTCTTCAGGCACAGACTCATCTCAGCTACCCACTGCAACAGTCACAGACTCTTCAGACACAGACTCTTTCCAGCAGGCCACTATAACAGTCACAGACTCTTCAGGCACAGACTCATCTCAGCTACCCACTGCAACAGTCACAGACTCTTCAGACACAAACTCTTCCCAGCAGCCCACTGGACCAGTCACAGACTCTTCAGGCACAGACTCTTTCCAGCAGGCCACTATAACAGTCACAGACTCTTCAGGCACAGACTCATCTCAGCTAACCACTGCAACAGTCACAGACTCTTCAGACACAGACTCTTTCCAGCAGCCCACTGCAGCAGACACATACTCCTCCCAGAAGTCCACTTCAGCAGGCACAGACTCTTCCCAGCAGCCCGTTGCTACAGAGGTAGACTCTTCCCAAGAGTCCACTGCAAAAGACACAAACTCTTTCCAGCAGCCCATTGCAACAGAGGTAGACTCTTCCCGAGAGCCTACTGCAGCAGACACAGACTCCTCCCAGACATCCACTGCAGCAGAAACAGATTCTGCCCCTGAGGCCACTTCAACAGTCACAGACACTTCCCAGACGTCCACTGCACCAGAAATAGATTCTTCCCCTGAGCCCACAGCAACAGTCACAGACTCTTCTCAGCATTCTACTGTAAAAGACACAGACTCTTCAGACACAGACTCTTCCCAGCAGCCCACTGCAGCAGACACATACTCCTCCCAGAAGTCCACTTCAGCAGGCACAGACTCTTCCCAGCAGCCCGTTGCAACAGAGGTAGACTCATCCCAAGAGTCAACTGCAAAAGACACCGAGACTTTCCAGCAGCCCATTGCAATAGAGGTAGACTCTTCTCCAGAGCCTACTGCAGCAGACACAGACTCCTCCCAGACATCCACTGCAGCAGAAACAGATTCTGCCCCTGAGGCCACTGCAGCAGTCACAGACACTTCCCAGAAGTCCACTGCAGCAGTCAGAGACTCTTCTCAGCATTCCACTATAACAAACAAAGACTCTTCAGACACAGACTCTTCCCAGCAGCCTGCTGCAACAACCACAGACTACTTCCAGCAGTCTTTTGCAACAGAGACAGACTCCTCCCAGCCTGCTGCAAAAGAGACAGACTATTCCCAGACACACACTGTAACAGCCACAGACTCTTTCCAGCTGTTCATTCCAACAGAGACTGACTTGTCCCAGCAGCTCACTATAACAGAAAGTGAATTTTCCCCAAATCCCACCAAAATGGAGACAGACACTTCCAAACAtcttattaaaacagaaaatgaatcCCTTCAAGACATAACTGCAACAAAATTGGACTGTGTAAATGTGAAAAAAGATAACTTATCTGAAGCCTTTAGCAAACTAATACCTTTTCTAGAGGCTAACATTACTCAAAAAGACAATAGCCTATCTCAAAATGCAGTCATCACAGACTTAAGTTCCCCAGCTGAACATTCCCAATCTGATACCATTACACTTTGTGATAGTCAAGAGGAACTAAACCAAACACAAGCATGTATAATTCATACAGTAAAAGACACAGACAATGGTGCTTTTACTATTCTTGATTCAATGGAGCTGAGCTCAACTCAGACTCAAGGTTCACCAGAACCTTGCCTGTCCTCTGATGAGATCAACTCAGCTCAGGGAATAACACAGTTACAATCTAGCTTATCATCAAAGCCTGAGAAAACAGATGAGCGCCAAAAATCTGACACCATTAGACCGCAAACTCATGATACTTCAGCAATAGACTCTCCCGGGGTTGATAAAATTAAACAAAGAGCACCAGAGGTAGAGAGCACTGTGACAAAAATTGCAGAGGTGTCAGAAAAATCAGATTTGACTGTTCACAGTAATTTAGAAAACCAGTCTTTTGTTGCAGAGAATGCAAAATCGATTGTGTCTGCCCATCAGACATCTACTGCAAATGTTATCTCTTGCAGCAACCTTAGAGATGACACTAAAGTTCTTCTAGAGCAAATTTCAGCAAAGAACCAAAGCAGATCTTCCATGTCCAAGCAGACTCTAACTGCACCCAATGAAGACAAAAAGGCTGTGGTTAGCACTGCAGATAAATTTTTATCAAGTTGTTCAGGAAGGCCCTGGTCCTCCAAGTCTACAACAGAAGAGCGGGAGATGTTACTACAAAAGATGGCGCAAATGCGTAAAGAAAGGAAGGTCTACAGCCGTTTTGAA GCCTCATGA